A genomic window from Candidatus Thiocaldithrix dubininis includes:
- a CDS encoding sulfurtransferase TusA family protein: MSLEQSNHITLDARRLLCPMPVIRVQQAAETQPVGTLITAICTDPGALHDIPAWARIHGHTVVESRSEGREHMITIQVGE; this comes from the coding sequence ATGAGCCTTGAACAATCGAATCATATTACACTGGATGCGCGGCGCTTGCTTTGCCCAATGCCCGTCATTCGCGTGCAACAAGCCGCCGAAACACAACCCGTGGGTACGCTCATTACGGCAATTTGTACCGACCCCGGTGCATTACATGATATTCCCGCATGGGCGCGTATTCATGGGCATACAGTGGTTGAAAGTCGCAGCGAAGGGCGCGAACATATGATTACGATTCAAGTGGGCGAATAA
- a CDS encoding homoserine kinase, whose translation MSVYTPVSEAELHSFLADYAIGALVSFTGIQAGLQNTNYFVNTTQGAYVLTLFEQHHAAELPYFMQLMQHWSAAGLAIAQPIENRKTKILNELNGKPAALVTRLAGVHVEQPNLAQCAAIGQTLAHMHNSAQHFTAYRAPDRGHVWRMQTAQQLSTQVAAADAELLQSEIAFQQRIPWQQLAQGTIHADLFRDNALLVDNTISGVLDLYFACYDSLLYDLAIVVNDWCAKSDGSLDSARVNACVSAYQALRPWQALETTHWSGVLRAAALRFYLSRLHDSLQPSLGTLVLRKDPGEFRAKLVWLQQYEP comes from the coding sequence ATGTCGGTTTATACTCCCGTAAGTGAAGCTGAACTCCACAGCTTCCTTGCCGATTACGCCATCGGCGCATTAGTGTCTTTCACAGGTATTCAAGCCGGTCTGCAAAATACCAATTACTTTGTGAACACTACGCAAGGTGCATACGTTCTCACCCTGTTTGAACAACATCATGCCGCTGAACTGCCTTACTTTATGCAGCTTATGCAGCATTGGTCGGCGGCTGGCTTAGCCATTGCCCAACCAATTGAAAATCGTAAGACTAAGATACTCAACGAATTAAACGGCAAACCTGCTGCACTCGTGACGCGTTTAGCCGGAGTGCATGTTGAACAACCGAACCTTGCGCAATGTGCCGCCATCGGTCAAACCTTAGCGCACATGCATAACAGCGCCCAACACTTTACCGCTTATCGTGCGCCGGATCGCGGGCATGTTTGGCGTATGCAAACCGCGCAACAACTAAGCACACAAGTAGCGGCAGCGGATGCTGAATTGTTACAAAGCGAAATCGCCTTTCAGCAGCGCATTCCGTGGCAACAACTAGCACAAGGCACGATTCACGCCGATTTATTTCGGGATAATGCCTTATTAGTAGACAATACCATCAGTGGTGTCTTGGATTTGTATTTTGCCTGTTACGATAGCCTGTTATATGACTTGGCGATTGTGGTAAACGATTGGTGTGCAAAGAGTGACGGTAGTTTAGATAGCGCCCGGGTCAATGCTTGCGTTAGCGCTTATCAAGCCTTACGCCCGTGGCAAGCCTTAGAAACCACGCATTGGTCAGGGGTGTTAAGAGCGGCGGCCTTACGCTTTTATTTATCCCGTTTACACGATAGCCTACAACCCAGCTTAGGGACGTTAGTGTTACGTAAAGACCCCGGCGAATTTCGTGCAAAATTAGTTTGGTTACAACAGTATGAGCCTTGA
- a CDS encoding TIGR00730 family Rossman fold protein — MDEKTRASHPVLRPISDQELARESWKIFQIMGEFVDGFERLARIRPSVSIFGSARTPVDDPLYKLTEEIALKLSDAGFAVVSGGGPGLMEAANKGAYEGKSPSIGLNIQLPHEQSANAYQDISLYFRHFFSRKVMFVKYASAYVVMPGGFGTLDELAEILTLVQTTKTRRIPIVLVHSPFWQGLVDWFRNTLVKQGTISPQDMDLFVILDDADSIVNHIFKYYEHAISGPSAEELANFVEL, encoded by the coding sequence ATGGATGAAAAAACCAGAGCATCGCACCCGGTTTTAAGACCGATTAGTGATCAAGAATTAGCGCGGGAAAGTTGGAAAATCTTCCAAATTATGGGTGAGTTTGTGGACGGTTTTGAACGTCTGGCACGGATTCGCCCCTCGGTTAGTATTTTTGGTTCAGCACGTACACCTGTCGATGATCCTTTATACAAATTAACCGAAGAAATCGCCTTAAAACTTTCGGATGCAGGCTTTGCTGTTGTCAGTGGCGGTGGTCCGGGTTTAATGGAAGCGGCGAATAAAGGCGCATATGAAGGCAAATCACCCAGTATTGGTTTAAATATCCAGCTTCCGCATGAACAAAGCGCGAATGCTTATCAGGATATTTCTTTATATTTCCGGCATTTCTTTTCGCGCAAGGTGATGTTTGTTAAATATGCGTCGGCTTATGTGGTGATGCCCGGCGGCTTTGGTACGCTAGATGAATTAGCCGAAATTTTAACCTTGGTGCAAACCACCAAAACGCGACGCATTCCAATTGTTTTAGTACACAGTCCGTTCTGGCAAGGTTTAGTGGATTGGTTCAGGAATACGCTGGTCAAACAAGGTACAATATCACCGCAAGATATGGATTTATTTGTCATTTTGGATGACGCTGATTCTATCGTTAATCATATTTTCAAATATTATGAACACGCCATTTCGGGTCCATCCGCCGAAGAATTGGCAAATTTCGTGGAGCTATAA
- a CDS encoding BolA/IbaG family iron-sulfur metabolism protein encodes MSISNEAVAALIQAHIPDAQVSVTGDGYKYETDVVSNAFEGLSKVKRQQLVYAAVNEAITSGQLHALTIRTFTVAEKHG; translated from the coding sequence ATGAGTATCAGCAATGAAGCAGTCGCTGCACTCATTCAAGCACATATACCTGATGCGCAAGTCAGTGTGACGGGCGACGGCTATAAGTATGAAACGGATGTCGTGAGTAATGCGTTTGAAGGCTTATCCAAAGTAAAGCGCCAACAATTGGTGTATGCGGCGGTAAACGAAGCGATTACCTCTGGGCAATTACACGCCTTAACTATTCGTACTTTTACCGTGGCAGAAAAACATGGATGA